The DNA window GCCTATCCCCAACCAAAGTGGCTGGGGAGCATGAAGCCTCCATTATAGCCCTgatcccagtggctagggcattcaGCCAGGACATGGGGGAGACAGGtccaattccctccccccccccaaagaggAGCCATTTAAACTTGGGTTTCCTTCTTCTTGGGTGAGTTCCCCGTGCACTGGCATGGAGGGCAATCAGGTCTGGGGCTCCCTCAGAGTCTCCTGAGGACATTGTTCCACTATGTAAAACTAATTAAACATGCAAAACATGCATTGGGCCAGAGGAGGACTCTGCCgtccagtggctaggacactcgcctggggtgggggaacccaCAGTCATATCCCTGCTCTGTATTAGTAGGGgggactgaacctgggtctccaacaGCCTGGTGagttcacccctccccccttggGGTTCCCAGCTGAAAATCCCAAGAAGAGGCAGTGTCGAACTCCATGGGAGAGATGGGGCTTAGGCAACACTCTAAATGATTTTTCCTCTTGGCTAGGTGAGGCAGCTCTTTGCTCCGCATGCTGATCTCTGGGGATCCCTTTCTTAGCTGCCTACTTCTCCCCATGCACCGTATAGGGAGCCTGGCTGCGAACTCAGGGCTGAGGTTCCCACTGGCTGGCATGGCACTAAAACTTGCTCATTGCAACATCTAAGTCCCTTCGTAGATCTAGCCCTAAGTTATTTTAGTGTATGGTATTAATCGAGATATCTACCCACATTCAGCAAGTAAAATACAGCTCAGTTTTATTCCAACAGTCCTGGTATTGATTCCTCTTATACTTTCAAAACTTTGCACATCCTCAAAATGTTATAAGCGCATATCACCAAAAATGTAGTGAGAAATAAGGTCCACATAGCATGAGTATTACACCATCTTGCCTTAAGGGATTAAAGTTTCTGAATTCTCATAAAATCTAGACACTTACTGACAGTTTTTTCAGGGCTTCCTTGACCTCGTGGTTAATCAGGCTGTATATGAAGGGATTGGCCATAGGAGTCAGAATTGCGTAGCAGATGaagaacactttgttcaggtctctCCAGTGTGTTGGTTTTTGGTAGCAGGTACACAGTGATTAGGGTCCCACAGAAAATGgccaccacaatgaggtgagaggagcaggtagaaaatgccttttgcctcccggcggtggaagggattctcaggatggtgaagATGATACACACGTGGGACATCACGGTTAATACAAATGGAGGCAGAGTGAATATAGCAGCCAGGATGGTAATGACAAGCTCTATCTGGTTGGTGCCATTGCAGCAGAGATTTAACATTTCTGTGGATTCACAGCAGAAATGATCGATTTTATTGGGGCCAGAGAAAGTTAATTGTAACATAAGAACTATTACTATGATACCAGCCAGAAATCCATTTATCCAAGACCCAGCTGCTAACGACAAGCAGAACCTGGTATTCATGAGGGCCGCATAATGGAGCGGTTTGCATATCGCCGAGTACCGATCATATGACATCACTGCTAGCAGATAGCATTCTGCAGcagcaaagaaactaacaaaataaaattgtgtcaTACAACCACTAACAGAAATGGTATTGTCCCCTGTCAGGAAACTGGCCAGTaccctgggcaggagggtggaggtgtagcaggtctccaagcaggacaagttcctcaggaagaagtacatgggggtgtgaaagCGCCGATCAGCCACAACTAGCGCAACAATGAGGATGTTCCCGGCCAAGGTCACAATGCAGATCACTCGAAACAGCAGGAAGAGTAGGGCCAGCAGTTCAGGAAGATCCCTGAATCCCAGGAGGACGAATTCTGTGATGGACGTTTGATTCCTCCCTTCTGTGTTTGCCATGGGGTGTATCTAGGAAGGATAAAaagtgaggaagagaaaaatacgTCTTGGAGATGATTGGCAAAAACATACTTAAGCTTTAACCCAGCAAAGAAGAAGTTGGGGGGGAAGGAAGCCCCCTGGTTTGATAATGGAGTTGcaggaacagagctggctggCATGTTGACTCTTTGGATATATTATCGTAAGTTTTATGcagcagatttaacaaaataGCAACATCTCTCGAATTGGACCAGGAACCCAGTTGCTATGTTGAAGGGTCTGAGAGCCCACCATAATGGGCAGCCATTTAGACACACATAGTTTGATTCACATCATCTCATATCTCTTCTCATGACAAAGTTTGTCCAAATGTGGGATACCATTACTGAGACAGTCTTCATATTTTTGTATAagccaaatcaatcaatcaataaatctaGTGTTGGACATCAAACTAGAGGATCTAATGGTCTTTTGTGGCTTTccaatctataaatctatgaatgtACCTCTGTGATTCTTTCACATTGTTACACAGttccaaaatatcaaaaattcccAACAGGTAGAGCCAGATTTACTACCTTTAGCAAATATTAATAAGAGTTGAAAACCTTTTCCATTATATAAGTTGTGGAACCTGAAAATGTTGTTAAATTCTGCTGGGAATTCTCTCCCTGTAACATGAATTCTTGGACTATTAAGGCTGAGACTTCGATAGTACTctataggagttaggcacccgcTCCTCTTGacgagttgggcacctaaatccattaAGGCACTTAGAAAATTCCAACCAATATTGGTAGGAAAGTTAAAACTtttatttcactgatttttctattctctctctctctccttaagtATTCAGCTGTATATCCATCTCTCTATCTCCCATGTATATAGAATGGGTGCCGTGTGCCTGCAGGCTACAGCGTCCCTGTTTCACCATCCGTATTTATCTCCAGCAGCTACAACTGGCTTTGTCCCCTGCTATGGAATCCTCTCTGGGACCTTGTGACCAGTGTGAACCTCTAGTGACTCAAGATGGCCTCTTCAAAAACAGGTGTGCCTGGTTGGTTCACAGAAACATACCTAGCAGAGGGAAACagggttaaaacaataaaatcctaTGCACACATTGTCTGATTTCACGCACCATTTCAGTCTCTTGCTGAAGTTCTCAGAATCCTCATCGCAGTCGTCCAGGAGGCTCCAGTCTTCACTGGAAATGTTTTCCTTCAGGGTTGCCTCGTCAAAAGCTACCGGTTGGTGCCTTCTGTTCGCCGTACACAGTGCCTTTTTCTCCACCTTCACAGTGAACGTGAGTCTGGCTCTCAGCAGGCGATGTCCGCTTCCGGTGTTGAACgatggcactactgaaatatcctGCAGGAAGCGTCATCTATCGATCAGGAAGTAATCGATTTCATTCTTTGTCTTCGCATTTCGTGCGATCCGGGTCCATCTTCTGTTGGCCTTCTTTTGGAACCAGGTGTTACCAATGAACATTCTCCTCGTCTCTGCCAATTTATCTAGTCGTTCTCGCACGTTTCATTCTCCGATACCTATGAACTTTTcatcctctctccctcttccaacctTGGCGTTAAAATCTCCCATCGCAATCCTTTATGTGGAACTCTGAGTGAGGGTTTCCTCCAGCTCCTGATAGAATCCTTCCATATCCTCATCTTCGCATGCACTTGTGGGAGCGTAGATCTGGATAACTTTGAGGGTATTGTTTCGGTTCAGTAGGAGGTAAAGCACCCCAATACGTGATGACTTCAAATGGCATGAGACGATTTGTCTATCTAAACACTGCCTTTCCTTGCCAGTTTAAGCAGGTTTCACTTAACCCAGGTACCCCCAAAAAACAATGAGGCAGGTTGCCCCCTGCAACCCCGGCCTCTCGGATAGTCTGACACCCCAATCAGAATCTCTCCccacttattcatagattccaaggccagaagggtccctGGGATCATCTAGACTGCATCGCTGTGAAACACAGGCCgtaagacttccctgaattaattcctgtttgaactagagcagatgcttcagaaaaaacatccaatcctgattttaaaatttccactgatgGGAAACCCACCATGactctttggtaaattgttccagtggttaattaccctccctgataaaaactgtgccttatttctcgtatgaatttgtctagcttcaacttccagctcttaacccttgttatacctttctctgctagattgatgaGCCCACCCTTATCACATTTCTGGTCCCCATATGgttacttacagactgtgatcagttCGCCCCTTAACCTGCTCCTTGTTAAACTGAactgattgaactccttgagtcttccAGTCCTTTAACCGTCCTCATGGCTCTTCGCTGAACCCTttgtgaattgtgggcaccacaactggacgcaggattccagcagtggtcgcaccagtgccaaatacagaggtaaaatagcctctctgcTCCAGATCACCCTGTTTATATGTCCAAGCATCACAGTAACCCTTTGAGCCACAGGCTGTTTTTTTATCCACTCTGAAGTCCCTTAGTTCAGGGTTCCTGCCCAAAGGTCCCCTGGGGGTTCGAGAAGGGCGTCTGAACCTGACTACACTGGTTCATGCAGTGTCAtagctgaaagcttgtctctctcaccaacggaagttggtccaataagagatattacctcacccacctgtatCTCTCATACACTGCTTCATGCATTTCTCCCACGGGGCTTTTCCTTTGAGCATCAGACCACTGAGGTCTGTCTACAGCTACCATGAGGCAGTGCTTGCAGAATTTaacccttatttatttatttaacccaGACCACAGCCACCCAAAGTAACTGTGCGTATCAGCAGGACTTGGACCCGGGCCTGTAAGGTTAACGGGTAAGTAATATCCCCACACTGCAACCTGGCAGTGCCTGTAGCTGACTCATTGCCTGTGGCCCATAATCTGCAGTGGTTGTACGCCACCGTAAATTCCATCCTGCATGATCGGACTGAAAGTGCTCTTGGCTCCTTGACCCTATATTTGCCCATGGGGCGCACCAAGAAGTGTCCAGACAACAATGTGTATCCCAGCCAGCTGCCATGACCACCCGGCTTCTCTGTGTCTGAGGTCCTGGTACTGACCTCGACTCTGACTTTGATTCTGACTCCTGATCGACCCCTAGAAACACAAGTGGGATGCTGAAACCTGGTTTTGACCTTGTCCCAATTCCTGATTCTGTCTCCGGCTCTGACCCTCGGCTTGACTCTTGACCCTGAtactgactctgacccctggcttcagttccggGATCTCCAGCTCCTACCACTTGTCCTACCTACCTTTGCCCAGCATCCTGACACAGACTATGTATCGTAAAAATGAATACAGACACTGcccacattcttcacagaagGTGAATCTTAAATTGCTCATGCTTAATTACTCAAGCACTTTAATACCCTGGTTCGGAAggtgatatataaatgcaaagcagcagcagtttggaattGGGTGCTCACCTCTATTCGTAGGACAGCTCTCACTTCAGTCGATAAACTCATTTCTCAGAGtttgagaccaggtgggtgaggtaataccttttattggattcagagtaacagccgtgttagtctgtattcgcaaaaaggaaaggagtagctcacgaaagctaatgctcaaataaattggttagtctctaaggtgccacaagtactcctttccttttattggaccaacttctgctggcgagagacatgttttcgacacacagagctcttcagggtttggcagacaggactccAGGTCCACTGAGgtttttgtctttcatcattctGCAGAAATGGGACTTTCTCAGTAAAGAGACCTGCAGTTATCTGAAGGGATGAGCTAGTGCCTGTGATCTACCTTTGGAAAATGGGCTTCCCCTTTGATTTAATAAGTGTAAATGCTCTCTCATATTTGTATTCTTTCTTCATGCTTTTCAATACAGTCCCACTTCAACCTTTCTCCCACTTGGTtcattttgtgtctccaaagcGTTGTAGCTAACAATGCCCACTGTGAGTTGCAATTATACAAGTCCCATTCTACATCAGGTTTTAGTCTAATGAtcctttgtggaaaatattttagaacaCGGACAAACACCAGCTTACATTTTTGGGAGATGCCTGTCCAAGGTGATGGCCAGTTATTATGTACTTGTACCGCCCCCGAATTAGTATTCAAGAGATGCTGCCATctaatgggcatttttgaaaatagcaGCCCATATCTCACTCTTACAACATGCTGCCACCTAGTGGCCATTTTACAGTATAACTTTCccattattgacaggtttcagagtagcagccctgttagtctgtatccgcaaaaagaacaggaggacttgcggcaccttagagactaacaaatttattagagcttaaactttcatgagctacagctcacttcatcggatgcatagaatggaacatatagtaagatatgtatatatagagagagagagattagttggaagttaccatacaaactgggagaggctaattagttaagatgagctattaccagcaggagaaaaaaacttttgtcgtgatcatcaagatggcccatttacacagttgataagaaggtgtgaggctacttaacatggggaaatagattcaatatgtgtaatgacccagccactcccagtctctattcaaacccaagtgaatggtatctagtttgcatattaattcaagctcagcagtctctccttggagtctgtttttgaagcttttctgttgcaaaattgccacccttagatcttttactgagtggccacagaggttgaagcgttctcctactggtttctgaatgttatgattcctgatgtcagatttctgtccatttattcttttgcgtatagactgtccggtttggccaatgtacgtggcagaggggcattgctggcacatggtggcatatatcacattggtagatgtgcaggtgaacgagcccctgatggtgtggctaatggcattaggtcctgtgatggtgtcacttgaataaatatgtggacagagttggcatcgggctttgttgcaaagacaCACATAGTTTGATTCACATCATCTCATATCTCTTCTCATGACAAAGTTTGTCCAAATGTGGGATACCATTACTGAGAAagtcttcatatttttttaagccaaatcaatcaatcagatatgatggcatatatcacattggtagatgtgcaggtgaacgagcccttgatggctcaccacacgatccattgtctacagccaagctctaagatacaactgcattcgctccaatccctcagacagagacaaacacctacaagatctccatcaagctttcctaaaactacaatacccacctgctgaagtgaaaaaacagattgacagagccagaagagtacccagaagtcccctactacaggacaggcccaacaaagaaaataacagaacgccactagccgtcatcttcagcccccaactaaaacctctccagcgcatcaaagatttacaacctatcctgaaaaaatgatccctcactctcacagatcttgggagacagaccagtcctcaattacagacagccccccaacctcaagccagcaaccacacaccaaaaacactaacccaggaacctatctttgcaacaaagcccgatgccaactctctccacatatttattcaagtgacaccatcttAGGACCTAATcccattagccacaccatcaggggctcattcacctgcacatctaccagtgtgatatatgccatcatgtgccaccaatgcccctctgccacatacaatggccaaaccggacagtctctatgcaaaagaataaatggacacaaatctgacatcaggaatcacaacattcagaaaccagtaggagaacgcttcaacctctgtggccactcagtaaaagatctaagggtggcaattttgcaacagaaaagcttcaaaaacagactccaaggagagactgctgagcttgaattaatatgcaaactagataccattaacttaggtttgaatagagactgggagtggctgggtcattacacatattgaatctatttccccatgttaagtagcctcacaccttcttgtcaactgtctaaatgggccatcttgatgatcacaacaaaagtttttttcttctgctggtaatagctcatcttaactaattagcctctcccagtttgtatggtaacttccaactaatctctctctctatatatatacatatcttactatatgttccattctatgcatccgatgaagtgagctgtagctcatgaaagtttaagctctaataaatttgttagtctctaaggtgccacaagtcctcctgttctttttcccattattgtattggctactgaacTCTATTGGTCACTAGTCAGTATTTCTGACACCCCCACCCGCCTcatttcctctactctgctgccCTCTAGTGTTGATTTCCCAGCATGACAGCCTGTTGCTCTTTCCTCTAGTGGATTCTTCTCTctatagctgcctctttcccGTTCTTGACTCTCATGTCACATGGTGGCCGTTATTTAATATAACAGCCCAAAACTCACTCCATAACATCTGCTACTATCCAACTTTCACTATGCAGCACAGAGGTCCTCGTCTCTTCAGTGCTCTCTACTCAGCACGTACACACCGTTATAcagcttcacctccctttccattggtcctttggcaacataacttctcctttcttgcccctccactttggctgctgttcattgggcagcacagctgcgcctgtcctctctgccctcttgtggccCTAGACAGCATAACTGCATCTCTCCTCATTTCTTACCTACTGCTAGGTGTGTGCTGTTTCAAACTATAGCCACTGGGAACAAATCGTACAAAAAATGATTGCAACATTAGTGGCTACAAGAGCACATACTGTGGCAGCAGCTCTCAAAGGCttagcaggggtttcccatccatccaGCGCCTTTCTGTTGATGTGGGCTCTGAGTCCAATGGAAATGCACAGATTGAAGCTACCATgacagattcccagtggctctccaggctgagattctcagaggcgTGTAAGGTGATGTGCATCCATCTCCCATTTTAAAGAGATTTGGGTGACTAACTCTGTTATGTCCCTTGTGAAATCCCTTCCGCAGAGTCGGAGCCCTACaattctcactggtgcccagctccccgacctctggccaagccctgacatgctcccagtgactgagccagcactgccgtgtttggcatcacaggagttctgcccgttggtagg is part of the Eretmochelys imbricata isolate rEreImb1 chromosome 14, rEreImb1.hap1, whole genome shotgun sequence genome and encodes:
- the LOC144274235 gene encoding olfactory receptor 10A7-like; protein product: MANTEGRNQTSITEFVLLGFRDLPELLALLFLLFRVICIVTLAGNILIVALVVADRRFHTPMYFFLRNLSCLETCYTSTLLPRVLASFLTGDNTISVSGCMTQFYFVSFFAAAECYLLAVMSYDRYSAICKPLHYAALMNTRFCLSLAAGSWINGFLAGIIVIVLMLQLTFSGPNKIDHFCCESTEMLNLCCNGTNQIELVITILAAIFTLPPFVLTVMSHVCIIFTILRIPSTAGRQKAFSTCSSHLIVVAIFCGTLITVYLLPKTNTLERPEQSVLHLLRNSDSYGQSLHIQPD